The genome window CACGTAATTTTGAAGCGCCTCTACATATAAAACATCAACCAGATTTACTTTTTGAATCCGGTGCTCCGTCTTAACAAATAAGTATTCTGGCGCAACCCCGGGAGTTGGGGATATACCCGGCAAACCACCCGCTGGTTGATTTGCTGTTAAATGCAGCGCTTTTTCGGCCGCGCGGTAAAACCGGTCAAAGGCAATGGGCTTTAACAGGTAGTCAACCACATCATGCTCATAGCCATCCAGTGCATATTCGGTGTATGCTGTTGTGAGTACTATTTTACATTGCTTACCTGCTATTTTAATAAACTGCATCCCCGTTATTTCGGGCATTTGAATATCGAGGAAAACCAAATCTATCTTTTGTTCACGTACAATATTCAATCCTTCAATGGGGTTAGTTGTAGTGGCTACCAGGTCAAGAAAAGGCACCTTGCAGGTATAATCAGCAAGTACATCAATGGCTAAAGGTTTATCGTCAATTACAAGGCAGCGTAGTTTCATGTCAATTGCAGCTTTAAATTTACGGTATAAAATCCGGTCTGGTCATCAATGGTCAAGTTGTGCTTGTCAGGGTATATCAAATCCAGCCGACGCCGTACATTGTTTAAACCAATTCCGGAAGTTTTATCTTTATGGTCACGATTTTTCTTGTTTTGCACCTTGAAATTAATTTCCTCTTTGGTTGCTATAAGGCAAATTTCAACAGGGTTTTCCGGATCGGTTAATACGCCATGTTTAAAAGCATTTTCAACAAAGGCTATTAAAAGCAGCGGCGCTATTTTTTGATTGCCGATAT of Mucilaginibacter xinganensis contains these proteins:
- a CDS encoding LytR/AlgR family response regulator transcription factor, whose translation is MKLRCLVIDDKPLAIDVLADYTCKVPFLDLVATTTNPIEGLNIVREQKIDLVFLDIQMPEITGMQFIKIAGKQCKIVLTTAYTEYALDGYEHDVVDYLLKPIAFDRFYRAAEKALHLTANQPAGGLPGISPTPGVAPEYLFVKTEHRIQKVNLVDVLYVEALQNYVSINAVAGRVMSLQPLKKIEEQLPSAEFVRVHKSYIVSLRHIGSVERSRIFIGDAVIPVGDSYRDGFYRLIDNS